In Streptococcus gallolyticus subsp. gallolyticus DSM 16831, the sequence GTGCTGAAGGCTGGCTGATTGAAAGCCGTGCAACTTCTGGCTGGGAACATGGTAATCCCATTCATCATGGAACGCAAAGTATTTTTAAAAAACATAACATTAGTTACGACAAGCACAAGTCATCTCAACAGATTTCGCGCAAAGATTTTTATGATTTTGATGTTATTATTGGTATGGATGCGGAAAATGTTGCGGATTTGAAACATATGTCACAAGGAAAGTATGATGACAAAATCTTTCTTTTTGTAAAAGGTGGTGTACCAGATCCTTGGTTTACAGGTGATTTTGATGCAACCTATGATTTGGTTAAGCGTGGTTGTGAACAATGGCTAACGCGGCTAAAAAATTCTTAAAAAGAGAAGTTGAGCAAAAATGAAAAAAATAAAAATAACCCGAGGGCGCATAGAGCTCTTAACGGTTTTGATTCTTATCATCTGTGGTTTATCCGTTTTTACGCTATCAATGAAATCTAAAACAACGTTAACCTACGACAATGGTAAAATAACCTACACAGGCTATGTTGTTAATCACCGTATGAATGGTCAGGGAAAATTGACTTATGAAAATGGTGATACCTATGAAGGTAATTTTGTGGATGGTGTTTTTGAAGGTCAAGGAACTTTTGCCTCAAATTCTGGTTGGACATATCAAGGAGAATTTAAAGATGGTCAGCCAGACGGTCAAGGAACTTTGACAGCGCAAAATGGAGAGGTATATACAGGAACCTTTAAACAGGGGATTTTTCAAAAATGAGAATAAAATGGTTTTCAATGGTTAGGGTGACGGGGCTCTTGCTCGTTTTACTCTATCATTTCTTTAAAACAGCTTTTCCAGGCGGTTTTATTGGTGTTGATATTTTCTTTACATTTTCAGGATATTTGATTACGGCTTTACTGATTGATGAATATTCGAAAAACAAGAAAATTGATCTTTTAGGATTTTACAAGAGGCGTTTTTATCGTATCGTGCCTCCGTTGGTGTTGATGATTCTTATTGTTATGCCGTTTACTTACTTGGTACGTAAAGACTACGTGGCAAGCATTGGCAGTCAAATTGCGGCAGCAGTAGGATTTACAACGAATTTTTATGAAATTATCACAGGTGGTAACTACGAAACGCAATTTATCCCACATCTCTTTGTTCATACATGGAGTTTGGCAATTGAGATGCATTTTTATTTGATTTGGGGATTTTTGGTTTGGTTTTTGGGGAAACACCATGATAACGTAGTAAAATTCCGTAGTTTGATTTTTGCAATTTCTGCAGCATTTTTTGCTGGAAGTTTCCTATCAATGTTTATCCGAGCATTTTTTGTTGACAACGTTTCGACAATTTACTTTTCATCTCTGTCCCATAGTTTTCCGTTTTTCTTAGGAGCCATGGTGGCAACGATGACAGGAATTCGAGAAACAACGGCTCGTTTCAAAAAGAATGTTCGTCTCTGGTCAACAAAACGCAGTATTTTGACAATGGTGCTAAGCTTTGCTTTGTTGCTACTGTTGACATTTGCTTTGAAATTTGACCAACGAATCACGTATTTGTTTGGCTTTGTATTAGCAAGTTTATTTGCAACGGTGATGATTTATGCGGCGCGTGTGCTAAACGACCAAACGCCTAATGCCAAAGAGCCCGCTATTATCAACTATTTGGCAGATGTTAGTTATGGTGTTTATCTTTTCCATTGGCCATTTTACATTATCTTCACGCAACTAATGTCAAATGGTTTAGCGGTATTGGTAACGGTTATCTTTTCATTGATATTTTCAACGCTGTCTTATTATGTATTGGAGCCATTTCTTGCTGGCAAGTCTGTCAAATTGCTTGGCTTGAATTTAGATTTACATCCTTATCAAAAATGGCTTTATGGTGGAGGAGCTTTGCTTGGTTTGGTGACAATTGTGACCATTATCATTTCTCCAGCTGTTGGTGATTTTGAGACAAGTCTTTTGGTGAATTCGCTCCAGCAAGCACAGACTAATTTGAATCGGACACATACTGTAACTGCTGGGGATGCAACGGCTTTAAGTGATGTTACTGTCATTGGAGATTCCGTAGCTCTTCGCTCAAGTGCTTCATTTTCAAGCTTACTTCCAGATGCTCAAGTTGACGCTGCGGTTAGCCGAAGCTTTGATGATGCTTTTGAGATTTTCCAAAATGAAATTTCAAGCGGGACATTATCGCAAACAACAGTTCTTGCGGTGGGGGTTAATTCGCTAGATAATTACCAAGAAGATTTGCAGCAGTTTATTGATGCTCTGCCAGATGGCTATCGTTTGATTATTGTGACACCTTACAATGCTAATAATGAAGCTCAAGTCAAAGAAGTTCGTGATTATGAGCTAACTTTGGCTGATACTTATAATTATGTTACGGTGGCAGATTGGTATAAAGCAGCAACTAAACACCCAGAAATCTGGAGTGGTACTGATGGCGTGCATTACAGTGATAGTGATACGACTGGTGCAGACCTTTATGTTAAAACGATTCAAAAAGCAATTGAAAAATCCGCTAAAAATCCAGCCAAAGGAGAATCGGATTCTTAGTTTGTTTCAGAAACCAACTTCGGTTGGTTTTTTCTTGTTCAAAACGCTAATTTTCTATCATTTTATGTAAGAAATAATAACATCAAAAAAGTTTTAAAAATCCCTTTACAGTATAGGTTTGAAGCGTTATAATACAGGTGACATAAAACGTGAGAAGAAAGGAGAAAGAAAAAGGTGGCTGATTTATTCTACGACGTCTTGGCAAGCGTCTGGATTTCTATTGCTGGTGTTGATTCACGTTGGGGAAAATAAGAAACTAAAGCACCTGTACGGGTGCTTTTTTCGATAATTGTCATAAATTTGTATAAATTTTCTGATAATTATGGTAAAATAGACAAAAGACTATCTATATATATGAGGAATTTGTGATGACGTTAATTTACCAATCAACTCGTGATGAAAATAACAAAGTAACTGCTAGTCAAGCTATCTTACAAGGATTGGCAACTGACGGTGGTTTATTTACTCCTGTATCACTTCCAGAAGTGGCATTGGATTTTGAAACTTTAAAAGATGCTTCTTACCAGGAAGTGGCTAAGCTTGTATTGTCTGCATTTTTAGACGATTTCACAGAAGAAGAGTTGGCTTACTGTATTGATTCTGCTTACGATGCTAAATTTGATACACCAGAAATCGCACCGCTGGTTAAATTAGGTGGCCAATATAATCTTGAACTTTTCCATGGGTCAACTATTGCGTTTAAAGACATGGCATTGTCAATCTTGCCATACCTTTTGATAACGTCAGCTAAAAAACAAGGCGTTGATAACAAAATCGTGATTTTGACAGCGACATCAGGTGATACTGGTAAAGCTGCAATGGCTGGTTTTGCGGATGTCCCAGGAACAGAAATCATTGTTTTCTATCCAAAAGACGGTGTCAGCAAAATTCAGGAACTTCAAATGACAACACAAACTGGTAATAACACACACGTTGTAGCTATTACTGGTAACTTTGATGATGCGCAAACAGATGTAAAACGTATGTTTAACGACGTTGATTTGCGTGAAAAATTGCTTGCGCACAAGACACAATTTTCATCAGCGAACTCAATGAATGTTGGGCGTTTGGTACCACAAGTTGTTTATTATGTTTATGCTTACGCACAACTTGTTAAAGCTGGTCATATTAAAGCAGGCGACAAAGTAAACTTTACAGTTCCAACAGGAAACTTTGGTAATATTCTAGCAGCTTACTATGCAAGTCAAATCGGTGTCCCAGTTGGTAAATTAATCTGTGCTTCAAATGAAAACAAAGTTTTAACAGACTTCTTCACAACAGGGACTTATGATAAAAAACGTGAGTTTAAAGTCACAACAAGTCCTTCAATGGATATCTTGGTATCATCTAACTTAGAACGTTTGATTTTCCATTTGTTGGGAAATGATGCTGCTAAGACGAAAGCATTGATGGAACAATTGGTTTCAGAAGGCGAATACACACTTCCTGATGTTGACCAATCGATTCTTGATTTATTTGAAGCAGGCTATGCAACAGAAGTTGAAACATCTGCTGAAATCAAACGTGTCTATGAAGCATCTGATTACATTGAGGACCCACATACGGCAGTTGCGTCAGCTGTTTATCAAAAATACGCAGAGCGCACAGGTGATAAAACACCAACTGTGATTGCTTCAACAGCAAGTCCATATAAATTCCCACGTGTGGCAGTTGAAGCTGTTAGTGGACAAGCACCTGCAGATGATTTTGTTGCTGTTAAGGAACTTGAAAAATTATCAGGTGTTGCCATTCCAAAAGCTGTCAATGGACTTGAAACAGCTGAGGTTCGTCACAAAACGGTTGTGGCAACAGGTGATATGCAAAAAGCAGTTGAAAATTATTTAGGACTTTAAATTTATAAAAGTAGAAGCTGAGGCTGGTTCTCAGCTTTTCTTTCTGTTACGATAAGGGTATGAAACAAACAAAGAAAATTATTCACTTGGCTTTTCCTGCTATGATGGAAAATTTGCTGCAGATGCTGATGGGAGTGGTTGACAACTACCTTGTTGCTCAGGTTGGTTTGATTGCCGTTTCAGGTGTCTCTGTTGCTAATAATATTATTACAATTTATCAAGCTATTTTCATTGCTCTCGGAGCTGCGGTTTCAAGTCTGGTGGCTAAAAGTCGTGGTGAAAAAAATAATGAAAAGACGGTGCAATATCAGTCTGAGGCGATTTTGGTAACACTAGGTCTCAGTTTAGTTCTAGGGCTTTTTTCCTTGCTTTTTGGAAAAACAATTCTTCATTGGCTAGGAACAGAAACAACAGTCACACAAGCAGGTGGTCTGTATTTGGCGATTGTTGGTGGTTTGATTGTTAGTCTTGGTTTGATGACAACGTTGAGCGCGTTTTTGCGTGCTTTAGGCAAACCACAGTTACCAATGTATGTTAGTTTATTGAGCAATATTTTAAATGCGATTTTTTCTGCGGTATCTGTTTTTGTTTTTCACTGGGGGATTGCTGGTGTTGCTTGCTCAACGGTCTTGTCACGTTTTATCGGTACGTTGTTGTTAGCAAGTCAATTGCCAATGGGCAATATTTTAAAAACGATAAAATGGCATTTGGATAGTGATTTGTTGAAAATAGCCTTGCCTGCGGCTGGTGAACGTCTAATGATGCGTGCTGGTGATGTGGTTATCGTGGCGATTATTGTCAAATTTGGTACGGAAGTCGTTGCAGGAAATGCCATTGGGGAAACCTTGACGCAGTTTAATTACATGCCAGGAATGGGCGTTGCGACAGCAACCGTTATTCTTGTTGCACATAGTCTTGGACAAAAAAATACCAAAGATATTAAACAGCTGGTACGTGATTCGTATTTGATTTCGACGATTATGATGCTTTGTGTCGGTGCTTTGGTTTACGTGTTTGGTAGTCATTTGACTTATCTTTTCACGACCAATCAAACAGCGCTAACAGCTAGCCTTGTTGTGTTGTTTTATTCTTTTGTTGGCGGTCCAGCGACAGCAGGAACACTTATTTACACAGCAGCATGGCAAGGTTTGGGCAATGCAAAACTTCCATTTTACGCCACAACATTTGGAATGTGGGTCATTCGAATTATTTCAGGGTACGTGTTGGGAGTTAGCCTAAACCTTGGTTTGACAGGTGTTTGGCTAGCAACGTTAGCAGATAATATTTTCCGTTGGCTTTTCCTATATTCCCTTTACAAGAAATATATGAAGGAATTAGCAATGATGAGTTGAAAAAATCAGGTTTTCCTGATTTTTTTGTTATTTTTTCCCAAAAGGGAAGTGAAATTTGTCCCTAAAGTCTATTATTTTCTAAGTAAGGATTTGTTAAGATGAGCATATTAGAAAAGGAGACTGTCTATGGGAAAATTACTACATAAATTAAGTTATTGGATTTTTAGGCATGCCAAACTGACAATTGTTTTGGTTATGCTGT encodes:
- a CDS encoding low molecular weight protein-tyrosine-phosphatase produces the protein MKKVCFVCLGNICRSPMAEFVMKDLAGAEGWLIESRATSGWEHGNPIHHGTQSIFKKHNISYDKHKSSQQISRKDFYDFDVIIGMDAENVADLKHMSQGKYDDKIFLFVKGGVPDPWFTGDFDATYDLVKRGCEQWLTRLKNS
- a CDS encoding acyltransferase family protein, producing the protein MRIKWFSMVRVTGLLLVLLYHFFKTAFPGGFIGVDIFFTFSGYLITALLIDEYSKNKKIDLLGFYKRRFYRIVPPLVLMILIVMPFTYLVRKDYVASIGSQIAAAVGFTTNFYEIITGGNYETQFIPHLFVHTWSLAIEMHFYLIWGFLVWFLGKHHDNVVKFRSLIFAISAAFFAGSFLSMFIRAFFVDNVSTIYFSSLSHSFPFFLGAMVATMTGIRETTARFKKNVRLWSTKRSILTMVLSFALLLLLTFALKFDQRITYLFGFVLASLFATVMIYAARVLNDQTPNAKEPAIINYLADVSYGVYLFHWPFYIIFTQLMSNGLAVLVTVIFSLIFSTLSYYVLEPFLAGKSVKLLGLNLDLHPYQKWLYGGGALLGLVTIVTIIISPAVGDFETSLLVNSLQQAQTNLNRTHTVTAGDATALSDVTVIGDSVALRSSASFSSLLPDAQVDAAVSRSFDDAFEIFQNEISSGTLSQTTVLAVGVNSLDNYQEDLQQFIDALPDGYRLIIVTPYNANNEAQVKEVRDYELTLADTYNYVTVADWYKAATKHPEIWSGTDGVHYSDSDTTGADLYVKTIQKAIEKSAKNPAKGESDS
- the thrC gene encoding threonine synthase, which produces MTLIYQSTRDENNKVTASQAILQGLATDGGLFTPVSLPEVALDFETLKDASYQEVAKLVLSAFLDDFTEEELAYCIDSAYDAKFDTPEIAPLVKLGGQYNLELFHGSTIAFKDMALSILPYLLITSAKKQGVDNKIVILTATSGDTGKAAMAGFADVPGTEIIVFYPKDGVSKIQELQMTTQTGNNTHVVAITGNFDDAQTDVKRMFNDVDLREKLLAHKTQFSSANSMNVGRLVPQVVYYVYAYAQLVKAGHIKAGDKVNFTVPTGNFGNILAAYYASQIGVPVGKLICASNENKVLTDFFTTGTYDKKREFKVTTSPSMDILVSSNLERLIFHLLGNDAAKTKALMEQLVSEGEYTLPDVDQSILDLFEAGYATEVETSAEIKRVYEASDYIEDPHTAVASAVYQKYAERTGDKTPTVIASTASPYKFPRVAVEAVSGQAPADDFVAVKELEKLSGVAIPKAVNGLETAEVRHKTVVATGDMQKAVENYLGL
- a CDS encoding MATE family efflux transporter; its protein translation is MKQTKKIIHLAFPAMMENLLQMLMGVVDNYLVAQVGLIAVSGVSVANNIITIYQAIFIALGAAVSSLVAKSRGEKNNEKTVQYQSEAILVTLGLSLVLGLFSLLFGKTILHWLGTETTVTQAGGLYLAIVGGLIVSLGLMTTLSAFLRALGKPQLPMYVSLLSNILNAIFSAVSVFVFHWGIAGVACSTVLSRFIGTLLLASQLPMGNILKTIKWHLDSDLLKIALPAAGERLMMRAGDVVIVAIIVKFGTEVVAGNAIGETLTQFNYMPGMGVATATVILVAHSLGQKNTKDIKQLVRDSYLISTIMMLCVGALVYVFGSHLTYLFTTNQTALTASLVVLFYSFVGGPATAGTLIYTAAWQGLGNAKLPFYATTFGMWVIRIISGYVLGVSLNLGLTGVWLATLADNIFRWLFLYSLYKKYMKELAMMS